TCCAATTTAGAAAGAGCTGCTCGACGCACATCAGACGCTTGATCACGTTCCTACCGAATAAACGGCAGCCATCATTGCATCCGTACCACGTGTCTGTAGTGGTGCGATCAGTCCTGTGTGGTTAACGCGCGCGCTCTGCGAGAGATCCGAGAGCACCTCTCAACGGAAAGCAACCAAGGAGAGACCCACTTTGGATGCAAGACTGTGGAACGATCAACTCGGGGTACGTGGAATTTCTCAGAATTGAATGGCTGGCTCAGTCTCACGGTGGAATGCAAACGGCGAGTACACATCCGTGTTGGGATTTTGCTTAAGAAAACGCATAACGTGGCTAATTTTGAGGTCACGAAACTTCGTTCACAGATTAGTTAAAATTCTCATCACAGTGATCGAGTGTATACTTCCGGATTAGCTCAAGTGTGTTTAGAGTTAACAGTGATCGTGAAGTCGATGTTCTATGCCAAATTAAGTTCCGCGGATTTATTACCGTCGGGAGAAGGCAACAATCTGTTATGCAagtgaatgataaaaataaagcaatttgcTAATATCCTTCTAATTGGTAGAATTTCAGCTATTGGTTGTATAAATGAAATGACATCGGAATAAGTGTAGAAATGACGGAAAAAAGAGTTTTTGTGCTGTGTATGGTTGTCGTTTTTTCACGATGAATTGTGGATGTGAAATGCCGTCGGCAAAAGCATGAAGTTTCGATCCGTTTTTTCTGCCCAACTCAGTTTTCCAGTGCAAACAGTAGTGTGGTGTCTGATGAGATAtacgttaaaataaaaagactGTGTGGTGTGATAATCTTCTAAAGGGTATAAGTGATAAAACGATCAGTTGCGCAAAATatgtaaaagaaatattataaatagTAGCAAGTGAATCGGAGCTAAGATAAATTGTGCGGTTCATGTTGCAAAATCTCCAGTGTTTCTCAACACCTTTGTGCAATGCGTGAGTCATTTCATATGCAATTCTATGTTGTGAACATCCGTCTAAAGTCTAAATAAgtgtacgaaaaaaaggagTATAAAGAACAGTGCatttaatcaaaaaaacatgattgcCAAGTGTCGATCATCAGCTTATCGCGTGTAATGTGTTGCTGAAGCGTGGTGGCGATCGATTTGATTGCGTGTGATATCCGGCCGGAGGCAGCAGCTTGTGCCGTGAGGTGTATGCGTGCGTGTATGTGATACTGCTGTTTGGTGTGAACAGACGTACCAAACAATACGTCAAAATGCGTCCCTCACCGGCATTGTTGACGATGCTGTTTGGCACCATATTCGGTGTGTTCGGAGCGTCGCTTAGCAAATCCTTGGTGAACCAAGCGCCCGACGAGTGCCGGTGGGATGGCTACACCGAGGACGATTTGACACTGCTCTGCCGGTTAAGGACTATTAACAGTGAGCTAGAAAATACGAACTTCAGTGTGTTGCATCCGGAGAATACCGTCCGGCTGCGGTTACAGTGCAACGATGGACTGTTTTTCCAAAGCAGTTTAAGCCCGGGCAGCTTCAAACAACTCACCAAACTCCACTCACTGTCGATCGAGTATTGCAAAATTGCCAACCTAAGTGAAGGATCATTTCAAGGGTTGAAGCAACTTACCAACCTGACGTTGCGAACGCACAACACCGATTGGTCGTCGATAAGTCTCGATATTGCGCCGCAAGTGTTTAACGGCGAGCTTTCGAAGCTGCAAAGGCTCGACCTTAGCCAGAACAACATGTGGAGTGTGCCGGATGGATTTATCTGTTCCCTGCCACGGTTAAGCCACCTGAACCTCACTCACAACCGATTGCGTGACCTGTCCGTGTTCCATTTTAGTGCGTCGCTGAGTACGCGGCTGTCGAAAAAGTGTGGCAGCTCGATCGTTACCCTCGATTTGTCACACAACACCATCGACAATCTGCCGCCCGCCATATTTTCCGGGCTCGGCAAGCTAACCGAACTAAGGCTGCAGAGCAACGGGCTCAACTATATCGCCGATCGTGCATTCGAGGGGTTGGTATCGTTGTCACGGTTGGAAATTTCACTCAACCGGCTCACCAATCTGCCACCGGAGCTGTTTTCCGAGGCCAAACACATCAAAGAGATCTACCTGCAGAACAACAGTCTGAACGTGCTAGCTCCTGGTATTTTCAGCGATCTCAAGCAACTGCTCGTGCTGGATCTGTCCAACAACGAGCTTACATCGGAGTGGATCAACCCGGCCACATTCCGGGGGTTGGCCAAGCTCATTCTTCTCGATCTGTCCAACAACAAGATATCCAAACTCGAGCCGACAATCTTTCGCGATCTGACCAGCTTGCAGGTGTTACGAATGCAGGAGAACTTCATTGAAAGTGTTGCCGAAAACACGTTCCTTGGACTAAGCGCGTTGCATACGGTTATTCTATCGAACAATCGTCTGTCCACAGTGGACCATTTTACCTTTAGTGGTTTGAAAAGTTTGACACTGCTTTCGCTGGATTATAACCGCATTTCACGCATCGATCGACAGGCGTTGCGCAATCACTCCACACTGCAGGAGCTGCATCTGAACGGGAATAAGCTGCTACAAGTGCCGGATGCACTGTACGATGTGCCACTGCTGCGAACGCTCGATCTCGGGGAAAATCACATCTCCAGCATCGATAATGCTAGCTTTCGGCACATGGCCCATCTGTACGGTTTGCGGCTAACGGAAAACAATATCGAAATCATCCGGCGCGGAACGTTCGAGGCGATGAAATCACTGCACATATTGAATCTATCCCAAAACCGGCTAAAACTGGTTGAACAATCGTCCTTCGATAACAATACGAAGCTGCAAGCGATCCGGCTGGACGGAAACTACCTGACGGACATTGCCGGCCTCTTCACCAAGTTGCCCAATCTGCTGTGGCTTAACATCAGCGACAATCATCTGGAGGTGTTTGATTACGCGCTCATACCGACCGGTCTGCAGTGGTTAGATATTCACGCGAACAAGATCACCGAGCTGGGTAACTATTTCGAGATTGAGTCACAGCTGGCACTGAGCACGATTGATGCCAGCTCGAATCAGCTAACCGAGATCACCGGAAGTGCGATACCGAACAGTGTGGAGCTGCTGTACCTCAACGACAATCTCATCTCCAAGGTGCAGTCGTACACGTTCTTCAAGAAACCGAACCTGACCCGGGTCGATCTGTTTGGCAACAAGATCACCACACTCGATCCGAACGCGCTGCGCATATCGGCCGTGCCGGATGATCGCCCACTGCCGGAGTTCTACATCGGTGGCAATCCCTACCAGTGCGATTGCAATCTGAACTGGTTGCAAAAAAGTAACATCGATTCGCGAACACAGCCACGGTTAATGGATCTCGATAGTATCTACTGCAAGCTGTTGTACAACCGGGGCCGTACGTACGTGCCGCTCGTCGAGGCAATGCCAAATCAATTTCTCTGCAAGTATGACACACACTGCTTCGCCCTCTGTCACTGTTGTGACTTTTACGCCTGCGACTGCAAGATGGAGTGTCCGAAGCAGTGCACCTGCTACCATGACCAAAGCTGGAGCTCGAACGTGGTCGATTGCTCGCGAGCCGGCTACGATGATCGACTGCCCGATCAGATCCCGATGGATTCGACACAGATTTATCTTGATGGTAACAATTTCCGGTCGCTCGGCAGTCACGCGTTTCTGGGCCGTAAACGGCTCAAGATACTCTTCCTCAACGGCTCGAACGTGGAAACGGTGAGCAATCGTACGTTTTACGGTTTGAAGGAGCTCGAAATTTTACAGCTCGATCACAATCTGCTTACCGCGCTGAACGGGTTCGAGTTCGAAGGGCTCGACAGTCTGAAGGAGCTGTTCCTGCAGTACAATCGCATAACGCTGATCGCAAATCACACGTTCGATCATTTGCACGGTCTGAAGATACTGCGACTAGATCACAATCGCATTGTCGAGTTTAACGTTTGGCATTTGCCGAAGCAGCTGAACGATATCAGGCTAGCGTTTAATCCCTGGTCCTGCGAATGTGATTACGTGACGCGATTCCAGGAGTATCTCAAGACGTACGATTTTGTTCGCGATCGGCACAAGATAAGATGCGCATCGTACGTTTCAAGCAATGGCACTGCCGTTGGACACAATGGCACAGCCCAGGCTGCCGGTTCCAACGCTGGTCCCGCTGGTGAAGATGTGCCTGCCGATGGCATTCCTCCCGGTGACTTCCTGGTGTATTACGATAACAGTTCCACGCTGTGTACCGGCGCAGTACCGCTCGAAAATGTGATCAACGGAAATTTGACCTCGCGAAAAACGATTCTCTCGCCGCAGCCAATTGAGGGCTACATTCCGTTACTGGTAACCGGTCTTTTCGGCTTTTCTTTGGTAATCATTCTGACGCTGGTGCTGTTCGTGTTCCGGCAGGAAATGCGCGTCTGGTTTCACTCCAAGTTCGGTGTGCGGCTATTCTACCGGAATGCCGATATCGACAAAAACGAACGCGACAAGCTATTCGATGCGTTCATATCGTACAGCTCGAAGGATGAAGCGTTCGTCGCGGAAGAGCTAGCACCGATGCTGGAGAACGAAGATCCGTCCTATAAGCTGTGCCTGCACTATCGCGATTTTCCCGTCGGTGCGTACATCGCCGATAACATCCTGCAGGCGGTCGAATCTTCCCGGCGCACCATTATGGTACTTTCCGAGAACTTTATCAAGTCCGAATGGTGCCGGTTCGAGTTTAAGTCGGCGCACCATCAGGTGTTGCGTGATCGCCGTCGACGGTTGATTGTTATTTTGCTCGGTGAGGTGCCGCAAAAGGATCTCGATCCGGACATTCGGCTGTATCTGAAAACGAACACGTACCTGCAGTGGGGCGATAAACTGTTCTGGGAGAAGCTCCGTTTCGCCCTGCCCGATGTGCCCAACaaccagcgaagacagcatcAGCAGAATATTTCACTGACACATTCTAATGTGCGCAACAGCTATCAACTGACCCGGGTTGCGCCTAGTAACCGCACCAACAATCAGCTTGCTGCGCAGCATCAGGATCCACGACCGCAGGCACGCTCGTCTGAGTATCATTCTACCGCAACGCAACCGCTGCCGACACTTGCTACGGAAATGCAAACGCAACAACTGCACAGtagtcagcagcagcagcagcagcagcagccacagcATCAACCACAGTCCACCCAAGCACAATTGAGAGCTTCCGCTCCGCTAAACACTTCACCGAGAACAGTTGGCATCCATATCTAAAAGCTCGTTAGCGCGTGAATGTGTGAGGGTATGATGGGTGGCTGAGTTGTGAAGCACACCTTTGTACATATAGGCATTTGTTGGAGCAATACGCATGACCGTGTCAGCAAACCGTGTCTATGAATGTAAATATAACATATGATATTCATAATCGTCTTAGACGTTTCAGTTAAAATCTGGAGTTGTGCACGCAAATGAAATTGTGATATTAACACTTGTAAGGTATTTGTAAAACACAcggaattaaaatttgttgtGAAGATTTTAAGCAGTTAAAGCTCTTCTTGTTTTATTAGAGGCATCTGGGGTCCTATTTGAATGTGAAATtggaaatattgaataaagCTTAAGAAATCACGGTGCTCAGCGTTGTTTAGCTCAGCTGAAGAAGACAATAAAATACCACAGTAATCAATGCAATATAGCACGAAGCGCGTGCCATCTATTCATACACATAGAACATCAGATCACATAAACAGGTGCCATGAGTGAGAATGGCACGATCCAAACAATATTAACAACACACTGAAATACACTCTGGTAGCACtattcatctttttttcaatttcagaaTAGTAATTTTATGCCGCAATATTATCACTCGTTGTAAAATCACAGCTGTATGCCTCTCTTTAAGATTCTAGAAACTATTTTGTGAGCAAAATATGTAAGACAGCAAAGGAAGAGAAATTGTCACTATTTAAGATTCTACATACAAAATTTAACACATGAAACAATTTGATACAGTGGCGCGAAAAGGTAACAGGCTGTTATTTGCTCATAGATTTTATACTTTATCTAGTCAAAAGCATGTAAGAGACAAAATGCACATAGCGAATGATAGAAATCGATCAACGATCGAGCTAGGGTGCACATTTGCTAAATTTGTACACAACACGCAAACTGATAAACGTGACTCAAGTGTTTTAGAATAAAATGTTGTTGATTCAAATTATTCCTACTAATGTATACAGAAGAAGACTGATGCACGACTTGAATATTGAAGCAATATCATTCCAATACTCAACCACATCACTTTGTTTCTAGCTTAGGACAAACGTTCATTTGAAATGTACGTCATCACATTGGGGTTTGAAGTAattttctctccttctttgACGTGGTAGCAACTTTGTTCACAGCATTCAAACATTACACAACTGATAAAATCAGAATCAATCTATCAAAACGCTAGAAACATTAAAGTAATGCTCGAAATCGATTAAACCTACACCTCATCATAGTACTAGCGGTAAATGCAATAATATCAGTATGAGTGATTGTTGATAAACTGTCCCAATCCTAATTAAAAACGAACGCAACAACAGTTGCATAGTTCAAAGGTTATAACGAAAGGTGTGTAACAACTAGTAGAAATtgatagcaaaacaaataaatacaagTTAATTAAAGAATCGCTTACATTACATTAAACCAATTCAATGcacttttgttgttaaaaaagagaaaaattgaATCCTTGTAAGATTGTAGACAGGATTTCAATTTCGAATCGCGTTCCAACATGTGTAAGCCTTTGTGTCCTTatgtcgtaaataaattattatttggcGAAACGTTTCGCACAGCACTGAGTAGAAAAAGTAAAAGGAATTGCATCCATAAAGTGTCCTTCACTATGCGTATAAAACAACGGAACTGCCTAATTTGAAGTATTGTTAGCAAAATGTAGTATattcaattgaaataaatcacacACCAGGAATGCCTgattttaaaactaaatatCATTATGTGTCATTAatgtgtatattttattttaaaaatctcACTTTTTTGCCtcgaaaagaaacttgttaAAGTCAGTAGGTGATGGTAAGTAATCAAAATGTATCACAAATTTCAGGCCAATTGAATtgaacgaaagacttcaacggtTCACAAACAAGTGACGAACCCCACGTGTGGATGCGCG
The DNA window shown above is from Anopheles funestus chromosome 3RL, idAnoFuneDA-416_04, whole genome shotgun sequence and carries:
- the LOC125771772 gene encoding toll-like receptor Tollo, producing MRPSPALLTMLFGTIFGVFGASLSKSLVNQAPDECRWDGYTEDDLTLLCRLRTINSELENTNFSVLHPENTVRLRLQCNDGLFFQSSLSPGSFKQLTKLHSLSIEYCKIANLSEGSFQGLKQLTNLTLRTHNTDWSSISLDIAPQVFNGELSKLQRLDLSQNNMWSVPDGFICSLPRLSHLNLTHNRLRDLSVFHFSASLSTRLSKKCGSSIVTLDLSHNTIDNLPPAIFSGLGKLTELRLQSNGLNYIADRAFEGLVSLSRLEISLNRLTNLPPELFSEAKHIKEIYLQNNSLNVLAPGIFSDLKQLLVLDLSNNELTSEWINPATFRGLAKLILLDLSNNKISKLEPTIFRDLTSLQVLRMQENFIESVAENTFLGLSALHTVILSNNRLSTVDHFTFSGLKSLTLLSLDYNRISRIDRQALRNHSTLQELHLNGNKLLQVPDALYDVPLLRTLDLGENHISSIDNASFRHMAHLYGLRLTENNIEIIRRGTFEAMKSLHILNLSQNRLKLVEQSSFDNNTKLQAIRLDGNYLTDIAGLFTKLPNLLWLNISDNHLEVFDYALIPTGLQWLDIHANKITELGNYFEIESQLALSTIDASSNQLTEITGSAIPNSVELLYLNDNLISKVQSYTFFKKPNLTRVDLFGNKITTLDPNALRISAVPDDRPLPEFYIGGNPYQCDCNLNWLQKSNIDSRTQPRLMDLDSIYCKLLYNRGRTYVPLVEAMPNQFLCKYDTHCFALCHCCDFYACDCKMECPKQCTCYHDQSWSSNVVDCSRAGYDDRLPDQIPMDSTQIYLDGNNFRSLGSHAFLGRKRLKILFLNGSNVETVSNRTFYGLKELEILQLDHNLLTALNGFEFEGLDSLKELFLQYNRITLIANHTFDHLHGLKILRLDHNRIVEFNVWHLPKQLNDIRLAFNPWSCECDYVTRFQEYLKTYDFVRDRHKIRCASYVSSNGTAVGHNGTAQAAGSNAGPAGEDVPADGIPPGDFLVYYDNSSTLCTGAVPLENVINGNLTSRKTILSPQPIEGYIPLLVTGLFGFSLVIILTLVLFVFRQEMRVWFHSKFGVRLFYRNADIDKNERDKLFDAFISYSSKDEAFVAEELAPMLENEDPSYKLCLHYRDFPVGAYIADNILQAVESSRRTIMVLSENFIKSEWCRFEFKSAHHQVLRDRRRRLIVILLGEVPQKDLDPDIRLYLKTNTYLQWGDKLFWEKLRFALPDVPNNQRRQHQQNISLTHSNVRNSYQLTRVAPSNRTNNQLAAQHQDPRPQARSSEYHSTATQPLPTLATEMQTQQLHSSQQQQQQQQPQHQPQSTQAQLRASAPLNTSPRTVGIHI